The genomic stretch ATCTTCTCACACATAACATGTATTATGGCCGAAAATCTCCGGGATTTATTATCTATCTCCAATCTCTCGAGAAATTTATTCGAGAGGGAATGGATATTGTTGATTTTGGCCGCGGCCGGACACAGTATAAGGAATTATTGTGCAATGCGGAGCGCACAAATATGCGAATTAAAATTTATTGCGGTAAGTTTCAATATTTAAATTCCGTTATCTATGATAGTTTAAAAAAACTATTACTTGTTAGGCTTTTTCCGGGGACTGGGATTATAGAGCGCCTGAAAAGCAAATTCAAGTTTTACAAAGCATTTTATGGCTTGAAAGCGACATTCGGCAAAATGCTGACAAGCATATCTCGCAGGATATTCGAATATCGCGTTTTCATAATATTCAACTACAATGGTATCGCAGAAAACGACTTGAAACCAAGAATGGATGGAATTCATTGCCGGAAACTAACACCTAATTGGATAGAGCGGATTGTGTCATTTTACGGCGCTGGAATTGGATCAGATAAGGATAAAACTGTTCGGGCTCGCTTTCAAAATGATTGCGATTGTTTTGCCGCCTTATATAGAAATGAAATCGTCGCTATCACTTGGGGAATATTCACATCCGATACGGAACCGGAGTCAGGATTTACGCTTACTCCGGGGGAAAACGAAGTAATATCATCAGATACGAATACATCTCCGGTATTTCGAGGGATGAGAATCGGACCGTATCTATTGGCTTATGTCTTTGATAATTACAAACAAAAGGGTCTCAAGGTTATTGGGGCAGTCGATAAATCAAATAAAGCGCAAATGCGCAGCAACTTATTTTTGAATCCTACGCCAGTAAGATCGAAAAGGATAGTAAGGATATTTGGCAGAAAAATAAGTTAGGATGGAGATAATAACATAGGGGCCGGCCATTTTTGGTCAGGCCTGCAATCTGTTATGAGTAAAATTTCGGTATTACATATTGTTTTAACAACCGACACCGGCGGAATGGAAAACGTGGTATATAATCTTGGGGTCGGTGTTGATCCTTCACGCATACATACTCAAGTCGGTTATCTGTTATGGCGCGGCCACCTCTCGGATTTACTGGATAAACGCAATATAAAATCAGAGATGATCCCCAGGGGATTTCCTGTTTTATCGCTCATCTATCCCCGCCAGATGATTAAATATATTAAAAGCAGCGGTTGTCAGATTGTCCATGCCCATTCCGGATGCTGGTTCAAAGTGGCGGCGGCCTGCGCACACCTGCCCCATATTAAATTGATTTACACTGATCATGGCCGAACCTATCCCGAAAAAAAACTCCAGATAATGATGGATAGATTCTCCATGCGATATACTGATAAAGTCGTGGCGGTGGGTTCAATCCTTCAGAAATACCTAATCGATGGAATTGGCTTACCGTCAGAAAAGGTTATTAATATCAATAACTGTATCGATACTGGTAGATTCTCCCCGTGCGACACCAGGATTGAGATTCGTAAAGAACTGGATTTTTCGGAGGATGATCTGTTGATCGGTATCGTTGCCCGCCTTGCCCCGGTCAAGAATCATCGATTCTTAATAAAAGCGTTCAAACAAGTTTCTCAAAAATTTCCGAGGGCGAGGTTATTAATAATTGGCTCCGGACCGTTGAAAAATGACCTCGAAATGCAAGTTGACGATTTAAATTTGAAAGAGAAAATAGTTTTTATGGGGGATCGCCAGGATGTCCCCAGACTGCTAAACGCCATGGATTTTACGACTTTGAGTTCCTTAAGCGAGGGAGTTAGTTTAACGATCTTAGAAGCCATGGCCTCCGGACTACCGGTTGTAGCCACGGCTGTAGGGGGGAATTCATCAATTATTAAATCCGGTCTTAACGGAATTCTGGTTGAATCCGGAAATCTTACTGAATATGTAATTGGCCTAAACCGATTACTAGAATCGAAAGTTGTACGTGTCGATATGGGTAATAAAGCTCGGAAATATGTTGTTTCTGAGTGGTCGCTTTCGACAATGACCACAAAATATGAGGATTTATATGAAAGTCTCCTCAGAGAATAAATCAGTACCATTGCAAGGAAAGGACATTATTTGTGTGTCCAGTATGCCGTATGTCGGCATGTGGACCCGCAAACAGCGGTTAATGACATTTCTGGCGGAAGCCGGGAATCGCGTTCTATATGTGGAACCGGTAGAAACCGCATTTGCCACCGATGGCAACAAGGGAAAATGGAGCGACTCGATACAAGAGATTAAGAATAACTTATGGATATTGAAACCTCCCGGAAGATTACCGTTGGCTCGCTTTGCGTTTATGCGGAATTTGAATTTTACAAGATATGTCAAATCAATTCAGAAGCATGCTCGCAGGCTCAAATTCAAAAATCCGGTATTATTTACCTATAATCCGGTAATCCATGCCCATTCTCCATTTATGCAAATGAAGGGATGCTTCGATGAATCCATTCTGGTTTATGATTGTGTCGACGAGCATTCGGAAACAAGACGGCTATTTGGAAAGTCTGCTTTAGCGGTAAAAATAGTCCATGAAATTGATCTCAATTTGACAGCACGAGCCGATATTGTTTTTGTTACTGCCCGCGGTTTATATGAGGATCGAAAGCATCTGAATAAAAATCTCTATTTCTCGCCCAATGGTGTCGATGTCGAGCATTTTTCCAGAGCCTTACTTGACGATACAAAAATCCCGGAAGATCTGAAGACAATTCCAGCTCCGCGAATTGGATTTGTGGGTGGCTTATCCCGCTGGATCGATTTTGATTTAATCGGTAAAATTGCCGATCGTTATCGGGAGTACAATGTTGCTTTGGTGGGACCCGTAGTTCCCGGACCACATATTGAAATGCTCGAAGCCAAAGGCAACATTTATTTCCTCGGCAAGAAAAAACTCGAAGAATTGCCGGGTTATTTGAAGGGATTTGATTGTGGCATAAATCCTTTCAAACGAGTTGGTATTTCCGAAAAAGTGAATCCTTTGAAAGTGTACGAATATCTGGCCGCCGGATTGCCGGTTGTCTCAATCGACATGCCGGAAATATTGCCGTTTGAAGGAGCTATATTGGTTGCCCGAGACGATGAGCAGTTTGTGGATAGCGTCGGCAAGGCCATTTCCGGAGAATTCACTCCTGACCCTGATCAGGTTTCCGAAATCTTAAATCATCATGATTGGCAAAATATTTTTAGATTGCTGATTGAAAAAGTCACACAAATAATTAATCAAACGGAGAGGAATGAGGCAAAATAGGCGATTAACTATTTTAGAATAATGGCAATTTACATGCGCCCTTAGAATGCCCTGCTGGCTATGCCCATTAAGATAATTTCAAATATTCACGGAATAATTGATGCAGACGTGAAGAACACTCAATTCTGTGTGTATAAATACCCTCTTCATCGTCCCAATGTTTTTGGCTTTCTGAAAATATTCCTGCATTCTTTCAGCTATGACTATATTCTTCTCAATTGCGCCTCATTCGATATAATTCTATTTGCATTTTTTAAATTTATCTGCCCTTTTAATAATTGCAAACTCATATCAGTTGATATTGTTTTGAGAAAACCCCATGGGTTTGTCGGCAGTGTATTTCGCGTTATTAGAAAGATATTATTTAAAAAAGTCTATATGTTTGTTGAGCATTTTAGGAATACGGAGGGTTATGAGAAATATTTCGGTATTCGTAAAAGTCAATTTATGTATATCCCATTCAAAATAAATTCGTATGAATTGATATTGAATACTACTATATTTGACGAAGGATATATTTTTTCCGGTGGAAATTCTCTTAGGGATTATCCAACTCTTATAGAAGCGGTCGAAGACCTGGACATTCCCGTCAAAATCGTTACCCAGCCTAATGACATAATTAAAATACATGGTACTTTTGTAGATGAAAGTAAATTACCGACAAATATTGAAGTTATTCGACATGACGGAAACCAAAAATCATTTATTAATTTTATTGCTGGTTCACGATTAGCTGTTATTCCTCTGAAAAAAGATACAATAGCAGCTGCAGGAATCAGCGTTTATCTAATGTGCATGGCTTTGAGAAAGTGCACTATTTTGTCTGACCTGCCAGGGGTTTCGGATGTATTGGATAAAGATCAGGCGATAATTGTCCCACCGGAAAAACCAGATATATTGAGACAGGAAATAATAAAAACCTATAACGATAACATCTATCGAAGTAAATACGAAGACAATGGATACAGGTATGCCATAGGTTTGAAAGGTGAAAGGCAACTTTTTAGGTCAATAGCGCAAATGTTAGTTGATGATTTCAATGAAAATAAAAAGTATCGAAGTGGGTATAGGCGATGAATATAAAGGCCAGTGTCATATCCGGATTAAAATGGAGTTCCGGCGCCAAGCTGGGGACCCAGATTATCAACTGGGCGATTACCATCTATGTCATGCGCCTTTTGAATCCCGATGATTACGGCCTTCTTGCAATGGCCATGGTCTTTGTCGCATTGTGTTTGATGCTAAACGAGATGGGTTTAGGCGTCGCGCTGGTGCAGGTAAAAGAGCTTTCGGATAAGTTGCTTAAACAAACATTCGGTCTGGTTATTGGACTCAACTGCCTGCTTTTAGTCCTATTGATTTTGATTTCAGGGCTTATCGCCGGAATTTTTGATGAGCCTCGCCTGACAAAAATAATTCTTGTCTTATCCCTGCAATTTCCCATCATGGCGCTATTCGTTATTCCCAATTCTATTTTGCAGCGGAATATGAACTTCCGGGCGATTTCAATCGTCACGGTTTTCGCCGAATTAATCAGCGGTTTCAGTACATTATTTATGGCATGGCAGAATATGGGGGTCTGGGCGCTGGTTATCGGCAGCATCGTTAGAGCTCTGGTAATGAGCATCGGAATCAATATCGCTCAACCGTTTTTTAAGATGCCCAGTTTTAATTTTAGTGGTTTTGCCGAAGCGGCCAAATTTGGCGGCTACGTATCCCTACAGAGAATCCTCTGGTATATCTATACCCAGTCTGACGTTTTTATAATCGGTAGAGCTTTGGGTTCAAATATCCTTGGCTATTATTCAGTAGCCATGCATATCGCAACAATGCCCCTCCAAAAAGTCAGCCTTATGATGAGTCAGGTCGGTTTACCGGCCTATTCCAGGATTCAGGATAATAAAGAGCTGGTCGCTCGTTACGTCATTAAAACTAGTCGAGCCATTTGTTTTGTCGGAGTGCCTGTATTTTTTGGTATCTCCTGCGTCGCCCCCGAAATGATAGAAGTAGTTCTTAAAGAAAAATGGCTCCCCAGTGTTATCCCGCTACAGTTAATCAGTCTTATCGTTCCGCTGCGGGCACTCAATGTATCCTTAACTCCAGCAATAAACGGTATCGGCCGCCCCGACATAAATGCCAAGACACTGGCTATTGCCTGCATTGTTCTGCCTGCTGCCTTTATAATCGGAATTAAATGGGGTTTAGTGGGCGTCAGCCTGGCATGGTTAATTGCCTACAGTATATGGTTTTTATATATGTTATCTCAGGTTTTGCCTGCCGTTGGATTGAATATACTTCGATATTTGAATGTTCTCTGGGTTCCATTCATATGGGGAGGAATTATGTATGGCGCCGTCTACCTCACCCGGATATTCACGCAGGCAATTCAATTGGCTCAATTGCCGACATTGGTGGTTTTGATCATTATTGGCGGAGCTGTGTACTCTACTGGCATGTTTATATTCAGTAAAAATACTACTAAAGAGGTCATTTCAGTTTTCAGGAAATCCTGATCGCCGTCCTGGATACCGGCATTTATTAGTTTGGAAACCAATTATCCTATAGTTATGGATGTAGAAATTGTTGTTTTTGTTGACACTCTGATTAAATTCCTTACAATTGCTTCAGCCTGTTGCACGATAATGGATTAAAAGCTGCATTCACGATTAATTTGTGCTGATGGTAGACCGATATACAGAATGAATTTTATGAATCAGTTGGTTGCGCAGTAAGTTGTTACAAGTCATTAGATTAAAAACAGTTTACTTTTTGGCGGCGGCATGGATTTTGATCCGTATAATACTGTGGAAAAACTATAGAACGGGAGTTGAATGATGATAAAATCACGGATTATCCGGGAAGGCAATAATGTTAAATTATTTTATTCATATTTTGCCCTATTTGTATTTGCACTCCTAACATGCGCTTCGTCTGTGATGGGGCAATCCTGGATGGTCAGTACCGACTGGTCGAATAATCAGCATATTCGTACTGCGACAATTACGTACTCGGCATCAGATTTGGCGGCCCTACCATTTGTGGGGCGCAATTATGATTTGGTTATAAATCCCAATGCTATGATGGCTAATAGTCTCAGGAAATATAATCCTGATATAAAACTGTTGAAATATGTGACTCTGAGCAGCATCCGCAGTGAAGACTTATCGGCGATTCCGAGTTTCGCTTCTCAGCGCGGGTATGGCGATTCATTGTTTTATCATTGGGTGTCGGGAGATAGTGTCGTTGTTTACGGCTCCGGTGGTTTGTGTAATGAGACGATAACGAGAAGTTACCGCGGTCAACGAATCCAGTTTTGCGGATGGACCGAAAACCGTTACCTGGCTAATTTTACCAATGAGGAAACGCAGGCCTATTTCAGGTGGAAGGCTTTCAACTCTATGGGCTCAACCTACGATGGAGTTGCTGAAGATGAAGCTCATTATTATACCGGGGCCAATCATATGATGTTTCCTTTCCGGGCTACCGGAAGCGATGAATTAAAGTGGATTGAAGGCACAACTGTATCAGATGTTCAAGACTGGGAAGGATATACCTATGAACAGGCCCGTGATAGTCTAAAAAAACTACGAGTTAATCCTGCCAAAGGTACCGGCTGGTTAAAAGCGTTTTGCGATACGTTGTATGCGGAAGAAAAAATGCATCTGGCCAATGTTACAAATTATGGTATTATTCACCCGTCGACTGATCCCTGGCTGGGAACCAAGGAATTCGGCATGGGCGCCACCCTTTTTGAAACCTGTTCCTCGCCGGTTTATTTATCAATGTGGGGATCGTATATCTGGACTTATATGGATTCAATTATCTCCTGGGATACGGGCTATGCCGTTGTATTCTTAACCGTTTATGACGATGAGGCGACAATCCTGGGCACTCTGGATCGATGTCAGATGGAACGGCTTACTTTTTATTACATGGCGGCCGTTCCTGAAAGATTCTTCTTTATGTTAGTGGGTAATTCCGCAACTCATCCACCAGGTGATTATAAGGTCGCAGACACCACGTTTAAATGGTTTAATGCTATTAATCATGATGTAGGGTATCCAACGGCTCAGCGATACGTTATTGCCAGCGGCACTGACGGGGCCGGGCAGGCATACAATCTCTATCGAAGAGATTATACCAACGCTTTGATGCTGTATCGCATGAAGGGAGGATCGAATTATGGAGACGCCTCGGGAGTTTCATATAATCTGGGAAGTAACTTCCAGGAACTGTACGCTGACGGAACCCTGGGACCGATTGTTACCTCGGCTTTGATCCGAAATACGGAGGGCAAGATATTCATTCCGGAAGGCAGTAGTATTATCGACACCATTCCACCCGATAGCATCGATGATCTGGGTCAAAATAATCCTGATCCTGAAATTCCTGAATCTCAATCAATGGTTTCAACCGAGCCGCATTTTTATCCCAATCCGTTTGATATGACATTCACTCCGACGACGACATTTACAGGAGTCTCGGATGAGGCGACGCTGGTTTTGATGACTCCGACCGGTGATATAATAAGGTCATGGGATCATTTATCGGGCGAAGAAATAATCTGGGATGGAACTAACGCCAACGGTTCTGAAGTGGCCTCCAGCGTCTATTTATGGTATTTGGCCGACACCGATTATAAAGGCAAGCTGGTGGTCATTAATTAGGAGATATCTGCCGCCTTAAAATTTATCATAAATTTCTTCAAGAGTTTTGATGATTCTCTGAGCCGTATGGCCGTCCCAGAGATCGGGAATTCGCCCTTTGGGATGTTTTCCATTAAATACGTTATTGGCCGCCTTTATTATCTTATCATATTCCAGTCCCGCTAAAACATTGGTCCCCACTTCCGCTGTAATCGGCCGCTCGGTATTTTCCCGGATGGTAATACATGGGATTTGCAGATAGGTCGTTTCTTCCTGAATACCCCCCGAATCGGTCAGTACGAGTCTGGCGTTTGCCTGCAAATTTAGAAAATCCAAATATCCCACCGGGTCAATGATTTTGAAATTATCATTAGATTCAAAATTAAATCCAAATTTCGACAATGCGTTTTTGGTTCTGGGATGACAGGGAAATATTACCGGTAATTTTTGACTGACTTCGCCGATCGCTTTCAGTAATATATCAAGTCTATCCTTATTATCCACATTGGCCGGGCGATGGAGTGTCAGAACTGCATATTCTTTTGCCTTGATTCCCAATTGTTCAATTATTTTTGATTCTCGAGCCAACTCAAGGTTCTTGACTAAAGAATCAATCATAATATTTCCAACAAAAAATACTTTATCTTCGGATACACCTTCCTTATGTAAATTTTCACTTCCTGATTTTTCTGTTATAAAAAGAAAATCGGAGAGGCGGTCTGTTACTATTCGATTGATCTCTTCGGG from Candidatus Zixiibacteriota bacterium encodes the following:
- a CDS encoding GNAT family N-acetyltransferase; translated protein: MSDNMSNSQIDRINTVDEFDGLCQVWNELAESQKNYSIFQSFKWASIWWECFGDGHDLYILTVKRNDDIVGIAPLMKTDFNGPGRHKIISFLGGKENDYNGFIGTDINFIVDATLRYLMSHKNDWTHIDFSELPEYSHSYKCLRNILNNKYSNYRILESDVCLAYEYNGKSIERSEFSVRRNKTFRKKFNYFKKIGDVELEVIKNPDDVGRQMYWFFHNHINRWFEKGGISEFVNIRHQRFIRRLIEELCPGQQMFLLSLKCDDTRLAQMIVFHYRSSIHNYLLTHNMYYGRKSPGFIIYLQSLEKFIREGMDIVDFGRGRTQYKELLCNAERTNMRIKIYCGKFQYLNSVIYDSLKKLLLVRLFPGTGIIERLKSKFKFYKAFYGLKATFGKMLTSISRRIFEYRVFIIFNYNGIAENDLKPRMDGIHCRKLTPNWIERIVSFYGAGIGSDKDKTVRARFQNDCDCFAALYRNEIVAITWGIFTSDTEPESGFTLTPGENEVISSDTNTSPVFRGMRIGPYLLAYVFDNYKQKGLKVIGAVDKSNKAQMRSNLFLNPTPVRSKRIVRIFGRKIS
- a CDS encoding lipopolysaccharide biosynthesis protein — protein: MNIKASVISGLKWSSGAKLGTQIINWAITIYVMRLLNPDDYGLLAMAMVFVALCLMLNEMGLGVALVQVKELSDKLLKQTFGLVIGLNCLLLVLLILISGLIAGIFDEPRLTKIILVLSLQFPIMALFVIPNSILQRNMNFRAISIVTVFAELISGFSTLFMAWQNMGVWALVIGSIVRALVMSIGINIAQPFFKMPSFNFSGFAEAAKFGGYVSLQRILWYIYTQSDVFIIGRALGSNILGYYSVAMHIATMPLQKVSLMMSQVGLPAYSRIQDNKELVARYVIKTSRAICFVGVPVFFGISCVAPEMIEVVLKEKWLPSVIPLQLISLIVPLRALNVSLTPAINGIGRPDINAKTLAIACIVLPAAFIIGIKWGLVGVSLAWLIAYSIWFLYMLSQVLPAVGLNILRYLNVLWVPFIWGGIMYGAVYLTRIFTQAIQLAQLPTLVVLIIIGGAVYSTGMFIFSKNTTKEVISVFRKS
- the wecB gene encoding UDP-N-acetylglucosamine 2-epimerase (non-hydrolyzing), producing the protein MPKKIMLIIGARPNFIKAAPLMRELSAHTEKFDPFLIHTGQHYDHNLSQLFFEQLKMPQPDIYLGVGSGSHARQTAKIMTGLEEEFEKNRPDLVIVFGDVNSTLAASIVTSKMCLKLAHVEAGLRSFDNTMPEEINRIVTDRLSDFLFITEKSGSENLHKEGVSEDKVFFVGNIMIDSLVKNLELARESKIIEQLGIKAKEYAVLTLHRPANVDNKDRLDILLKAIGEVSQKLPVIFPCHPRTKNALSKFGFNFESNDNFKIIDPVGYLDFLNLQANARLVLTDSGGIQEETTYLQIPCITIRENTERPITAEVGTNVLAGLEYDKIIKAANNVFNGKHPKGRIPDLWDGHTAQRIIKTLEEIYDKF
- a CDS encoding glycosyltransferase; amino-acid sequence: MPYVGMWTRKQRLMTFLAEAGNRVLYVEPVETAFATDGNKGKWSDSIQEIKNNLWILKPPGRLPLARFAFMRNLNFTRYVKSIQKHARRLKFKNPVLFTYNPVIHAHSPFMQMKGCFDESILVYDCVDEHSETRRLFGKSALAVKIVHEIDLNLTARADIVFVTARGLYEDRKHLNKNLYFSPNGVDVEHFSRALLDDTKIPEDLKTIPAPRIGFVGGLSRWIDFDLIGKIADRYREYNVALVGPVVPGPHIEMLEAKGNIYFLGKKKLEELPGYLKGFDCGINPFKRVGISEKVNPLKVYEYLAAGLPVVSIDMPEILPFEGAILVARDDEQFVDSVGKAISGEFTPDPDQVSEILNHHDWQNIFRLLIEKVTQIINQTERNEAK
- a CDS encoding glycosyltransferase, yielding MSKISVLHIVLTTDTGGMENVVYNLGVGVDPSRIHTQVGYLLWRGHLSDLLDKRNIKSEMIPRGFPVLSLIYPRQMIKYIKSSGCQIVHAHSGCWFKVAAACAHLPHIKLIYTDHGRTYPEKKLQIMMDRFSMRYTDKVVAVGSILQKYLIDGIGLPSEKVININNCIDTGRFSPCDTRIEIRKELDFSEDDLLIGIVARLAPVKNHRFLIKAFKQVSQKFPRARLLIIGSGPLKNDLEMQVDDLNLKEKIVFMGDRQDVPRLLNAMDFTTLSSLSEGVSLTILEAMASGLPVVATAVGGNSSIIKSGLNGILVESGNLTEYVIGLNRLLESKVVRVDMGNKARKYVVSEWSLSTMTTKYEDLYESLLRE